One region of Trichosurus vulpecula isolate mTriVul1 chromosome 1, mTriVul1.pri, whole genome shotgun sequence genomic DNA includes:
- the CRYBA4 gene encoding beta-crystallin A4 isoform X1: MSQQCTKSSGHWKIVVWDQEGFQGRRHEFTAECPSVLEVGFETVRSVKVQSGAWVGFEHAGFQGQQFVLERGEYPSWEAWSGNVAYHVERLTSFRPVACANHRDSRMTIFEQENFLGRKGELSDDYPSLQAMGWDNNEVGSFRVHCGAWVCSQFPGYRGYQYVLECDHHSGDYKHFREWGSHAQTFQIQSIRRIQQ, encoded by the exons ATGTCTCAACAATGTACCAAATCATCTGGCCACTGGAAG ATAGTGGTCTGGGACCAGGAGGGTTTCCAGGGCCGGCGGCATGAATTCACAGCCGAGTGTCCCAGTGTCCTGGAGGTTGGCTTTGAGACAGTCCGATCCGTCAAAGTACAGAGTGGAGC GTGGGTAGGTTTTGAACACGCCGGCTTCCAAGGGCAGCAGTTTGTCCTGGAGCGAGGTGAGTACCCAAGCTGGGAAGCCTGGAGCGGCAACGTCGCCTACCACGTGGAGAGACTCACCTCCTTCCGTCCTGTAGCTTGTGCG AACCACCGAGACTCCAGGATGACCATCTTTGAGCAGGAAAACTTTCTGGGCAGGAAGGGAGAATTGAGTGATGACTACCCCTCCCTACAAGCCATGGGCTGGGACAACAATGAAGTGGGCTCCTTCCGAGTCCATTGTGGGGC CTGGGTTTGTTCCCAGTTCCCAGGCTACCGAGGCTACCAGTATGTTCTGGAATGTGATCACCACTCAGGAGACTACAAACACTTTCGGGAGTGGGGGTCCCATGCTCAAACTTTCCAGATTCAGTCCATCCGCAGAATCCAGCAGTGA
- the CRYBA4 gene encoding beta-crystallin A4 isoform X2 yields the protein MSQQCTKSSGHWKVVVWDQEGFQGRRHEFTAECPSVLEVGFETVRSVKVQSGAWVGFEHAGFQGQQFVLERGEYPSWEAWSGNVAYHVERLTSFRPVACANHRDSRMTIFEQENFLGRKGELSDDYPSLQAMGWDNNEVGSFRVHCGAWVCSQFPGYRGYQYVLECDHHSGDYKHFREWGSHAQTFQIQSIRRIQQ from the exons ATGTCTCAACAATGTACCAAATCATCTGGCCACTGGAAGGTAG TGGTCTGGGACCAGGAGGGTTTCCAGGGCCGGCGGCATGAATTCACAGCCGAGTGTCCCAGTGTCCTGGAGGTTGGCTTTGAGACAGTCCGATCCGTCAAAGTACAGAGTGGAGC GTGGGTAGGTTTTGAACACGCCGGCTTCCAAGGGCAGCAGTTTGTCCTGGAGCGAGGTGAGTACCCAAGCTGGGAAGCCTGGAGCGGCAACGTCGCCTACCACGTGGAGAGACTCACCTCCTTCCGTCCTGTAGCTTGTGCG AACCACCGAGACTCCAGGATGACCATCTTTGAGCAGGAAAACTTTCTGGGCAGGAAGGGAGAATTGAGTGATGACTACCCCTCCCTACAAGCCATGGGCTGGGACAACAATGAAGTGGGCTCCTTCCGAGTCCATTGTGGGGC CTGGGTTTGTTCCCAGTTCCCAGGCTACCGAGGCTACCAGTATGTTCTGGAATGTGATCACCACTCAGGAGACTACAAACACTTTCGGGAGTGGGGGTCCCATGCTCAAACTTTCCAGATTCAGTCCATCCGCAGAATCCAGCAGTGA